A window of the Bacillota bacterium genome harbors these coding sequences:
- a CDS encoding stage II sporulation protein R, protein MSRARTLWRQVDGRPSGRPPARQLLPALALLVATGLLLGGPLRGAAAGSALVASRGGPEGLVQLHFLAASDRPADQRDKERVVRALLPVIVRDLSHPSLPAGPGEAERVLERARQRRTAWAALAERVLRRAGSGQRVEVAVGYFRYPAKRTGSLWLPAAVYPAVEVRLGPARGHNWWCLLFPQLCLPLASGQVRQPVPGHAGRGEGKDTRPAAPPSTATEAAFAPADPWPGAADPAGSGEVLTEYAFRLDEGTPRLSRQDSAPRFRLALLDWFHALEPRVASGFERARLLLAEP, encoded by the coding sequence ATGAGCCGTGCGCGCACTCTCTGGCGACAGGTCGACGGGCGGCCGAGCGGCCGGCCGCCGGCGCGGCAGCTCCTGCCGGCCCTGGCGCTGCTGGTGGCGACGGGCCTCCTCCTGGGGGGCCCGCTGCGCGGCGCCGCGGCCGGCAGCGCGCTGGTGGCCTCGCGGGGCGGTCCCGAAGGGCTCGTCCAGCTTCACTTCCTGGCGGCCAGCGACCGCCCGGCGGACCAGCGCGACAAGGAGCGGGTGGTGCGCGCCCTCCTCCCGGTGATCGTCCGCGACCTGTCGCATCCCTCGCTGCCCGCGGGGCCGGGGGAGGCGGAGAGGGTGCTCGAGCGCGCCCGCCAGCGGCGCACCGCCTGGGCCGCGCTGGCGGAGAGGGTGCTCCGGCGGGCGGGGTCGGGACAGCGGGTGGAGGTGGCGGTGGGCTACTTCCGCTACCCGGCCAAGCGGACCGGCTCGCTCTGGCTGCCCGCCGCGGTCTATCCGGCGGTGGAGGTCCGCCTGGGCCCCGCCCGGGGCCACAACTGGTGGTGCCTGCTCTTTCCCCAGCTCTGCCTTCCCCTGGCCAGCGGCCAGGTCCGGCAGCCGGTCCCGGGCCACGCCGGCCGGGGCGAGGGGAAGGACACCCGGCCGGCGGCGCCGCCCTCCACCGCCACGGAAGCGGCCTTCGCGCCCGCCGATCCCTGGCCTGGAGCGGCCGATCCCGCCGGCTCCGGAGAGGTCCTGACCGAGTACGCCTTCCGCCTCGACGAGGGCACCCCCCGCCTCAGCCGCCAGGACTCGGCACCCCGCTTCCGGCTGGCGCTCCTGGACTGGTTCCATGCGCTGGAACCCCGGGTGGCCTCCGGCTTCGAAAGGGCGCGCCTCCTCCTCGCGGAGCCGTGA
- a CDS encoding YlmC/YmxH family sporulation protein — protein sequence MRLRTSDMRERDVIDVLTGRRLGNIEDLDIDVEAGRVRALILPGERRLLGLFGGGKEIRIPWTAVQVIGEDVILVRSEQLAAGEGRKEGPWAGAEEETRPGGEPHGRGGFPHS from the coding sequence GTGCGCCTGCGTACCTCGGACATGCGGGAGCGGGACGTCATCGACGTCCTGACCGGGCGGCGTCTCGGCAACATCGAAGACCTGGACATCGACGTGGAGGCAGGGCGCGTCCGAGCGCTCATCCTGCCGGGCGAGCGGCGACTCCTCGGCCTCTTCGGCGGCGGGAAGGAGATCCGCATCCCCTGGACGGCGGTCCAGGTGATCGGCGAGGACGTCATCCTGGTCCGCAGCGAGCAGCTGGCGGCGGGCGAGGGAAGGAAGGAGGGGCCCTGGGCCGGCGCCGAAGAGGAGACGCGTCCGGGAGGTGAACCCCATGGGCGTGGAGGCTTTCCCCATTCCTGA
- the pgeF gene encoding peptidoglycan editing factor PgeF, which produces MLLLRASALEAEGATAAFSTRLGGVSGGPYASLNLGRSSGDRPEAVEENRRRWLAALGGGWRPSWLWQVHGRRVVEAAETDGAAAGLPQADAQWSGRRGLLLSIQVADCVPVLVAMPSAAGLLVGAAHAGWRGTAARVATALVARLREAGGLPEEGLAAIGPSIGPCCYEVGEEVFDALEAAYPGAPLRVPAAGRDHADLWEANRRALVEAGLREEAVHVAGLCTRCHPELFYSYRGEGRTGRMVAAIGLRPGGGGDGGKGAESRGS; this is translated from the coding sequence GTGCTCCTGCTGCGCGCCAGCGCCTTGGAGGCGGAGGGGGCGACGGCCGCCTTCTCCACCCGGTTGGGCGGGGTGAGCGGCGGGCCGTACGCCTCGCTCAACCTGGGCCGGTCCAGCGGCGACCGCCCGGAAGCGGTGGAGGAGAACCGGCGACGCTGGCTGGCCGCGCTGGGCGGAGGCTGGCGTCCCTCCTGGCTCTGGCAGGTCCACGGCCGGCGCGTGGTGGAGGCGGCGGAGACGGACGGCGCGGCCGCCGGGCTTCCGCAGGCGGACGCTCAGTGGAGCGGCCGGAGAGGACTCCTCCTCTCCATCCAGGTGGCCGACTGCGTCCCCGTCCTGGTGGCCATGCCCTCGGCCGCGGGTCTCCTGGTGGGCGCAGCCCACGCCGGCTGGAGGGGGACGGCCGCCCGGGTGGCGACCGCCCTGGTGGCGAGGCTGCGCGAGGCAGGCGGGCTGCCGGAGGAAGGACTCGCCGCCATCGGCCCCTCCATCGGTCCCTGCTGCTACGAGGTGGGGGAGGAGGTCTTCGACGCCCTCGAGGCAGCCTACCCGGGGGCGCCGCTCCGCGTCCCGGCGGCGGGACGGGACCACGCCGACCTGTGGGAGGCCAACCGCCGCGCCCTGGTCGAGGCGGGTCTGCGCGAGGAAGCGGTCCACGTGGCGGGCCTCTGCACACGCTGCCACCCGGAGCTCTTCTATTCCTACCGGGGCGAGGGGAGGACCGGGCGGATGGTGGCGGCCATCGGCCTCCGCCCAGGAGGCGGGGGAGACGGGGGGAAGGGGGCGGAGTCACGCGGTTCTTAG